The following coding sequences are from one Saccopteryx bilineata isolate mSacBil1 chromosome 3, mSacBil1_pri_phased_curated, whole genome shotgun sequence window:
- the LOC136330055 gene encoding uncharacterized protein — MGARRSQGERLPQWPSSGAEPPAPRALAAAAEAEPAQPPNPLPHPPAPTPPPAPRCALPPPCTPLAAASELPVRPCQTAAPRPLRTDLEFSCLSRVLSLGPSPHNSSPAAAGVPGPIHTPTFPALCSGSLCAGPAAAS; from the coding sequence ATGGGAGCGCGGCGGAGCCAAGGGGAGCGGCTCCCACAATGGCCGAGCTCCGGCGccgagccccccgccccccgcgcccTAGCGGCAGCGGCTGAAGCGGAGCCGGCGCAGCCGCCCAACCCGCTCCCCCACCCTCCGGCTCCGacgccgccccccgccccccgatGCGCTCTGCCCCCGCCCTGCACCCCACTCGCGGCCGCTTCAGAGCTCCCTGTGCGTCCGTGCCAGACAGCCGCCCCGCGGCCCCTCCGCACTGACCTCGAGTTCTCTTGCCTCTCTCGAGTCCTATCTCTAGGTCCGTCTCCCCACAACTCCTCCCCGGCGGCCGCCGGTGTCCCTGGGCCAATTCACACCCCCACATTCCCCGCCCTCTGCTCCGGCTCCCTCTGTGCTGGCCCGGCGGCCGCTAGCTGA